The following coding sequences are from one Gossypium raimondii isolate GPD5lz chromosome 4, ASM2569854v1, whole genome shotgun sequence window:
- the LOC105779061 gene encoding uncharacterized protein LOC105779061: MASKLIASHREGAEIYHGTTLCKQKTQELLDHFHLPKGLMPLSHINEFGYNKITGFIWLNQEKTVKYLFKELGLSSYGAEITAFIGDRQLKKLTGVKSKEMMIWITVSDISVDDTKVPSKICFANSMGLSKSYPVIAVEDEPKEMK, from the coding sequence ATGGCATCGAAGTTAATAGCAAGTCACCGGGAAGGGGCTGAGATCTACCATGGAACTACTCTTTGCAAGCAAAAAACGCAAGAGCTCCTCGACCACTTCCATCTCCCTAAAGGGTTGATGCCTTTGAGCCACATCAATGAGTTCGGCTACAATAAGATCACAGGGTTCATTTGGTTGAATCAGGAGAAGACCGTCAAGTATTTGTTCAAGGAGCTTGGGCTCTCGTCTTATGGTGCTGAAATTACAGCGTTTATCGGAGATCGTCAGTTGAAGAAGTTGACTGGTGTTAAAAGCAAAGAGATGATGATTTGGATTACTGTCTCTGATATTTCTGTGGATGATACTAAAGTTCCTAGCAAAATCTGTTTTGCTAATTCGATGGGCCTGTCAAAGAGCTATCCGGTGATAGCAGTTGAAGATGAGCCAAAAGAGatgaaatga